One genomic region from Streptomyces sp. NBC_00582 encodes:
- a CDS encoding alpha/beta hydrolase: MRDIRPNRRTAALGSAGALVAATLMATAIAAPSANAAGGRSGQDREQRGAAIAAERAAKAGIDWQDCPADWGLEKPIQCGWVTVPLDYARPNGKKIKLAVDRIGNTGTPKERQGALVYNPGGPGGSGMRFPRRVTTKNAVWANAAKAYDFVGFDPRGVGHSAPISCADPQEFVKAPKADPVPDTEADKLAQIKLAREYADGCYERSGEMLPYMTTPNTVRDLDVIRAALGEKKLNYLGVSYGTYIGAVYGTLFPGHVRRMVVDSVVNPSREKIWYEANLDQDVAFEGRWKDWEDWVAANDATFHLGTTRAAVQAKWLELRATAKAHPIGGLVGPAELISFFQGAPYYDSSWIPVATVFSKYVAGDTQALVDAAAPDLTDTAGNIASENGNAVYTAVECTDAKWPTSWRKWNADNTRLNKDYPFLTWANAWMNLPCAYWSVKQQTPVEVKTHKGLPGVLIVQSERDAATPYDGAVSLHKRFKGSRLITEKDAGSHGVTSLVNPCINPRVDSYLLTGKLDAQDVTCAPHATPKP; encoded by the coding sequence TTGAGGGACATACGACCGAACAGAAGGACCGCTGCGCTCGGTTCGGCCGGCGCGCTCGTCGCCGCCACGCTGATGGCCACGGCGATCGCGGCGCCCAGCGCGAACGCGGCCGGCGGCCGTTCGGGACAGGACAGGGAACAGCGGGGTGCGGCGATCGCCGCGGAGCGCGCCGCCAAGGCCGGCATCGACTGGCAGGACTGCCCGGCCGACTGGGGCCTGGAGAAGCCGATCCAGTGCGGCTGGGTCACCGTGCCGCTCGACTACGCCCGCCCCAACGGCAAGAAGATCAAGCTCGCCGTCGACCGCATCGGCAACACGGGCACCCCGAAGGAGCGCCAGGGCGCGCTCGTCTACAACCCGGGCGGCCCCGGCGGCTCCGGCATGCGCTTCCCACGCCGCGTCACCACCAAGAACGCGGTCTGGGCGAACGCGGCCAAGGCCTACGACTTCGTCGGCTTCGACCCGCGCGGCGTCGGCCACTCCGCGCCCATCTCCTGCGCCGACCCGCAGGAGTTCGTCAAGGCGCCCAAGGCCGACCCGGTCCCGGACACCGAGGCCGACAAGCTCGCCCAGATCAAGCTGGCCCGCGAGTACGCCGACGGCTGCTACGAGCGCAGCGGCGAGATGCTGCCGTACATGACCACGCCGAACACCGTGCGCGACCTGGACGTCATCCGCGCCGCCCTCGGCGAGAAGAAGCTCAACTACCTGGGCGTCTCCTACGGCACCTACATCGGCGCCGTCTACGGCACCCTCTTCCCGGGCCACGTCCGCCGCATGGTCGTCGACAGCGTGGTCAACCCCTCCCGCGAGAAGATCTGGTACGAGGCCAACCTCGACCAGGACGTCGCCTTCGAAGGCCGCTGGAAGGACTGGGAGGACTGGGTCGCCGCCAACGACGCGACCTTCCACCTGGGCACCACCCGCGCCGCCGTCCAGGCGAAGTGGCTGGAGCTGCGCGCCACCGCCAAGGCGCACCCCATCGGCGGTCTCGTCGGCCCGGCCGAGCTGATCTCCTTCTTCCAGGGCGCCCCGTACTACGACTCCTCGTGGATCCCGGTGGCGACGGTCTTCAGCAAGTACGTCGCCGGGGACACCCAGGCCCTCGTCGACGCGGCCGCCCCGGACCTGACCGACACGGCCGGCAACATCGCCTCGGAGAACGGCAACGCCGTCTACACGGCCGTCGAGTGCACCGACGCCAAGTGGCCCACGAGCTGGCGCAAGTGGAACGCCGACAACACCCGGCTCAACAAGGACTACCCGTTCCTGACCTGGGCCAACGCATGGATGAACCTGCCGTGCGCCTACTGGTCGGTCAAGCAGCAGACCCCGGTGGAGGTCAAGACCCACAAGGGCCTGCCGGGCGTGCTGATCGTGCAGTCCGAGCGGGACGCGGCCACCCCGTACGACGGCGCCGTCTCCCTGCACAAGCGGTTCAAGGGCTCCCGTCTGATCACCGAGAAGGACGCCGGTTCCCACGGTGTGACGAGCCTCGTCAACCCCTGCATCAACCCCCGGGTGGACAGCTACCTGCTCACCGGCAAGCTGGACGCCCAGGACGTGACCTGCGCCCCGCACGCCACGCCGAAGCCGTAG
- a CDS encoding lysophospholipid acyltransferase family protein, translating to MFYYVLKYVLLGPLLRLAFRPRIEGLEHVPESGAAIVAGNHLSFADHFLMPAVLKRRITFLAKAEYFTGPGLKGRLTATFFRSAGQIPVDRSGKEAGQAAIREGLGVLSKDELLGIYPEGTRSHDGRLYKGKVGVAVMALKAGVPVIPCAMIGTFEAQPPGQVIPTLHPVVIRFGKPLDFSRYAGMENEKAILRAVTDEIMYAILKLSDQEYVDEYAAVVKAQQAAATEKQRRFPRIPLS from the coding sequence TTGTTCTACTACGTGCTCAAGTACGTCCTGCTGGGCCCGTTGTTGAGGCTGGCCTTCCGCCCGCGCATCGAGGGTCTGGAGCACGTACCGGAGTCGGGCGCGGCGATCGTCGCCGGCAACCATCTGTCGTTCGCGGACCACTTCCTGATGCCCGCGGTCCTCAAGCGGCGCATCACCTTCCTGGCGAAGGCCGAGTACTTCACGGGACCGGGCCTCAAGGGCAGACTCACGGCCACCTTCTTCCGCAGCGCGGGGCAGATCCCGGTGGACCGCTCGGGCAAGGAGGCGGGCCAGGCGGCGATCCGCGAGGGGCTCGGCGTGCTGAGCAAGGACGAGTTGCTCGGCATCTACCCGGAGGGCACCCGTTCGCACGACGGGCGCCTGTACAAGGGGAAGGTCGGGGTGGCGGTGATGGCCCTGAAGGCCGGGGTGCCGGTGATCCCCTGCGCGATGATCGGCACCTTCGAGGCGCAGCCGCCCGGCCAGGTGATCCCCACCCTCCACCCGGTGGTGATCCGGTTCGGCAAGCCGCTGGACTTCTCCCGCTACGCCGGGATGGAGAACGAGAAGGCGATCCTGCGCGCGGTCACCGACGAGATCATGTACGCGATCCTGAAGCTGTCCGACCAGGAGTACGTCGACGAGTACGCGGCGGTGGTGAAGGCGCAGCAGGCCGCGGCGACGGAGAAGCAGCGCAGGTTCCCCCGGATACCGCTGAGCTGA
- a CDS encoding PP2C family protein-serine/threonine phosphatase — protein MNDTAIDYAAVFQSLPGMVALLTPELRYADVNEEFLRVAGRRREHMIGRHLFEVFPDNPNDPGASGVRNLEASLRRVIATGERDAMALQRYDVEDPERPGEWEERYWSPVNAPVVGPDGSVVLVVHRVEEVTELIRARGARGADGPGSRTRVLEAELYTRARELQELNERLRQAHAREREVALALQEAMLPARRQVGHHQAAVRYRPAVGSLNVCGDWYDLVDLVGGDRIGVSVGDVVGHGLEAAGVMGQLRSALSAASRVAEGPAEALNVLGRYAHVVDGAESATAVTTFIDFDRHTITYSSAGHPPPALVHPGGRVEFLDRATDPPLDAPPDPKPRPQECTAYAHGATLVLYTDGLVERRHEDIDTGLSRLAEALARHRDADPETLADSVLLELLPPGGATDDTALVVVRL, from the coding sequence ATGAACGACACGGCGATCGACTACGCGGCGGTGTTCCAGTCCCTGCCCGGCATGGTGGCGCTGCTGACGCCCGAGCTGAGGTACGCCGACGTCAACGAGGAGTTCCTGCGCGTCGCGGGCCGAAGACGGGAGCACATGATCGGCCGCCATCTGTTCGAGGTGTTCCCGGACAACCCCAACGACCCGGGCGCGAGCGGGGTGCGCAATCTGGAGGCCTCGCTGCGCAGGGTGATCGCCACCGGCGAACGGGACGCGATGGCGCTGCAGCGCTACGACGTCGAGGACCCCGAGCGGCCCGGGGAGTGGGAGGAGCGGTACTGGAGCCCCGTCAACGCGCCGGTGGTCGGACCCGACGGGTCGGTGGTGCTCGTCGTGCACCGCGTCGAGGAGGTCACCGAGCTGATCCGGGCCCGTGGCGCGCGGGGTGCGGACGGTCCCGGCAGCCGGACCCGGGTGCTGGAGGCGGAGCTGTACACGCGCGCCCGTGAACTGCAGGAGCTCAACGAGCGGCTGCGGCAGGCGCACGCCCGCGAGCGCGAGGTGGCCCTCGCCCTCCAGGAGGCGATGCTGCCCGCCCGCCGTCAGGTCGGCCACCATCAGGCGGCGGTGCGCTACCGCCCGGCGGTCGGCTCGCTGAACGTCTGCGGGGACTGGTACGACCTGGTCGACCTGGTGGGCGGCGACCGTATCGGGGTGTCGGTCGGGGACGTCGTGGGGCACGGTCTGGAGGCCGCCGGGGTGATGGGCCAGCTGCGCAGTGCGCTCAGCGCGGCCTCCCGGGTCGCGGAGGGGCCCGCCGAGGCGCTCAATGTGCTCGGCCGGTACGCGCATGTCGTGGACGGCGCCGAATCGGCCACCGCGGTCACCACGTTCATCGACTTCGACCGGCACACCATCACCTACAGCAGCGCCGGGCACCCCCCGCCCGCGCTCGTCCACCCCGGCGGCCGGGTGGAGTTCCTCGACCGGGCCACCGACCCGCCGCTCGACGCTCCCCCGGACCCCAAGCCCCGGCCGCAGGAGTGCACCGCCTACGCCCACGGCGCCACCCTCGTCCTGTACACGGACGGGCTGGTGGAGCGGCGGCACGAGGACATCGACACCGGCCTGAGCCGTCTCGCCGAGGCCCTCGCCCGGCACCGGGACGCGGACCCGGAGACCCTCGCCGACTCCGTGCTCCTCGAACTCCTCCCGCCGGGCGGCGCGACCGACGACACGGCCCTGGTCGTCGTACGGCTGTGA
- a CDS encoding SpoIIE family protein phosphatase, giving the protein MGTLDEDGLARRRFDVADAAPLLLDGLGVVTSWTRDAERLLGYPASDAVGRDLAALLTEGDAGRVPEILERCRRDGGWSGLLSARRGDGRPVPVMARVTCADEPGGADRRLVLLSEMGDAPGWAMSRSVLEQMVSDSPIGIAVVDTDLRFVWSNDALARFGGGRPEQRLGLRLGDVQPGLDAAAAEAQMRRVLADGGTVVGYEHVGHVRAAPHRETAHMLSFTRLDDGRGNPVGVYYTVVDITDRHRARQRLALLDRAGRCIGGSLDIARTAQELADVAVPDFADAVAVDLPSPVLRGAEPSPDPPGSALPGPPPLGTRPTRGPSVAPPPGTEPGPVRSEEAVTLRRAGLRGAGVGGSAGAVAPGVVYPADSPPVRCLRTGRPWHGERLEASAETWLGNLPAAAPGDPVSVLVVPVRARGVTLGVTTFLRRGPREPFDADDLALAEDLVSRAAVCVDNARRYTRERDAALVLQRDLLPHRLPEQEAVEVAACYRPADELTGLGGDWYDLIPLSAARVALVVGEVPGHGIDAAAAMGRVRTAVRTLAALDLPPQEVLAHLDDLVARMARDEGLEAGTQAQGAGCLYVVYDPVDGRCAMAAAGHPAPAVVLPDGKVTFVDLPQGPALGAGGLPFESVELTLPEGSTLALHTDGLLAQGGAWALDADRTRLRQALERRAPSLDLRCRSVIDALVPARPYDDVALLMARTHRLPADRVADWELPADPAAVAEARRTASRRLVEWGLPELSFTTELVVSELVTNAIRYATGPIRLRLIRERSLVCEVFDGGATAPHLRHPRTTDEGGRGLLLVSQVSERWGTRFLGEGKIIWAEQSLTDPGV; this is encoded by the coding sequence GTGGGCACACTCGACGAGGACGGCCTTGCCCGCCGGCGGTTCGACGTGGCGGATGCCGCGCCCTTGCTGCTCGACGGGCTGGGCGTGGTCACGAGTTGGACCAGGGACGCCGAGCGGCTGCTGGGGTACCCGGCGTCCGACGCGGTGGGCCGGGACCTGGCCGCACTGCTGACCGAGGGGGACGCCGGCCGGGTGCCGGAGATCCTCGAACGGTGCCGTCGGGACGGCGGCTGGAGCGGCCTGCTGTCCGCCCGGCGCGGGGACGGCCGGCCGGTCCCGGTCATGGCCCGTGTCACCTGCGCCGACGAGCCCGGCGGGGCGGACCGCAGGCTGGTGCTGCTGAGCGAGATGGGCGACGCCCCCGGCTGGGCGATGAGCCGCTCCGTGCTGGAGCAGATGGTGTCCGACTCCCCCATCGGCATCGCCGTCGTCGACACCGACCTGCGGTTCGTGTGGTCCAACGACGCGCTGGCCCGGTTCGGCGGGGGCCGGCCCGAGCAGCGGCTGGGGCTGCGGCTCGGGGACGTGCAGCCGGGGCTGGACGCGGCGGCGGCCGAGGCGCAGATGCGGCGGGTGCTCGCCGACGGCGGGACGGTGGTCGGCTACGAGCACGTCGGGCACGTACGGGCCGCGCCGCACCGGGAGACGGCGCACATGCTGTCGTTCACCCGGCTGGACGACGGCCGCGGCAATCCGGTGGGCGTGTACTACACGGTCGTCGACATCACCGACCGCCACCGCGCCCGGCAGCGGCTCGCCCTGCTCGACCGGGCGGGGCGGTGCATCGGCGGCAGCCTGGACATCGCCCGCACCGCCCAGGAACTGGCCGACGTGGCCGTGCCCGACTTCGCCGACGCGGTCGCCGTGGACCTGCCGTCCCCGGTCCTGCGCGGCGCGGAACCCAGCCCGGACCCACCGGGCTCGGCGCTGCCCGGCCCGCCCCCACTCGGTACGCGTCCCACCCGCGGGCCGTCCGTCGCGCCCCCGCCCGGTACGGAACCCGGCCCCGTCCGCTCCGAGGAGGCGGTCACCCTGCGTCGGGCGGGGCTGCGGGGCGCCGGCGTGGGCGGTTCGGCCGGGGCCGTCGCTCCCGGCGTCGTCTACCCGGCCGACTCGCCCCCGGTGCGCTGTCTGCGCACCGGCCGCCCCTGGCACGGTGAACGTCTCGAGGCGTCGGCCGAGACATGGCTGGGGAACCTGCCCGCGGCGGCCCCGGGCGATCCGGTCAGCGTGCTCGTCGTCCCCGTGCGGGCCCGGGGAGTCACCCTGGGGGTCACCACGTTCCTGCGGCGCGGGCCGCGGGAGCCCTTCGACGCCGATGACCTGGCCCTCGCCGAGGACCTGGTGTCACGGGCCGCCGTCTGCGTGGACAACGCCCGGCGCTACACGCGCGAGCGCGACGCGGCCCTGGTGCTCCAGCGCGATCTGCTCCCCCACCGGCTGCCCGAGCAGGAGGCCGTCGAGGTGGCCGCCTGCTACCGGCCCGCCGACGAGCTGACCGGCCTCGGCGGCGACTGGTACGACCTGATCCCGCTGTCGGCGGCGCGGGTGGCGCTGGTGGTGGGCGAGGTGCCCGGACACGGCATCGACGCCGCCGCGGCCATGGGACGCGTACGGACCGCCGTGCGCACCCTCGCCGCCCTGGACCTCCCGCCGCAGGAGGTCCTCGCCCACCTGGACGACCTGGTCGCCCGCATGGCCCGCGACGAGGGACTGGAGGCGGGCACGCAGGCGCAGGGGGCCGGATGCCTGTACGTCGTGTACGACCCCGTCGACGGCCGGTGCGCGATGGCCGCCGCCGGGCACCCCGCCCCGGCGGTCGTCCTGCCCGACGGGAAGGTCACCTTCGTGGACCTGCCGCAGGGGCCGGCCCTCGGTGCGGGCGGACTGCCGTTCGAGTCGGTGGAGCTGACCCTGCCGGAGGGCAGCACGCTCGCGCTGCACACCGACGGGCTGCTGGCGCAGGGCGGCGCGTGGGCGCTGGACGCCGACCGCACCCGGCTGCGGCAGGCGCTGGAGCGGCGGGCGCCAAGTCTGGACCTGCGCTGCCGGAGCGTGATCGACGCGCTCGTCCCGGCCCGTCCGTACGACGACGTGGCGCTGCTGATGGCCCGGACGCACCGGCTCCCCGCGGACCGCGTCGCCGACTGGGAGCTGCCCGCGGATCCGGCCGCGGTCGCCGAGGCACGCAGGACCGCGAGCCGGCGGCTGGTGGAGTGGGGGCTGCCGGAACTGTCGTTCACGACCGAGCTGGTGGTCAGCGAGCTGGTCACCAACGCCATCCGGTACGCCACCGGACCGATCCGGCTGCGGCTGATCCGCGAGCGTTCCCTGGTCTGCGAGGTCTTCGACGGCGGCGCCACCGCCCCGCATCTGCGCCATCCGCGCACCACGGACGAGGGCGGCCGCGGTCTGCTGCTGGTCTCCCAGGTCAGCGAGCGCTGGGGCACCCGGTTCCTCGGCGAGGGAAAGATCATCTGGGCCGAGCAGTCGCTCACGGACCCCGGCGTGTGA
- the rocD gene encoding ornithine--oxo-acid transaminase encodes MTAPVVPARSPEAVPAGVSEAVSARSSAELIRAEEPVLAHNYHPLPVVVARAEGTWVEDVEGRRYLDMLAGYSALNFGHRHPRLIEAAHRQLDRLTLTSRAFHNDRLAAFAERLAALTGLDMVLPMNTGAEAVESGIKVARKWAYEVKGVPADRATIVVAAENFHGRTTTIVSFSTDETARTGFGPFTPGFRIVPYNDLAALEAAVDETTAAVLIEPIQGEAGVVVPDDGYLAGVRELTRRANCLFVADEIQSGLGRTGRTLAVEHEGVVPDVVLLGKALGGGIVPVSAVVGRREVLSVLRPGEHGSTFGGNPLAAAVGTAVVDLLETGEFQQRAAELGGVLRDGLTGLVGRGVVGFRARGLWAGVDIDPALGSGRAVSERLMREGVLVKDTHGSTIRLAPPLTITGEELGSALEALGRVLAQGA; translated from the coding sequence ATGACCGCTCCCGTCGTTCCCGCGCGTTCGCCCGAGGCCGTGCCCGCCGGTGTGTCCGAGGCCGTGTCCGCGCGCTCCTCGGCCGAGCTGATCCGTGCCGAGGAACCGGTCCTCGCGCACAACTACCACCCGCTGCCGGTGGTCGTCGCCCGTGCCGAGGGCACCTGGGTGGAGGACGTGGAGGGCCGCCGCTACCTCGACATGCTGGCCGGTTACTCGGCCCTCAACTTCGGCCACCGCCACCCCCGGTTGATCGAGGCGGCGCACCGTCAGCTCGACCGGCTCACGCTCACCTCGCGCGCCTTCCACAACGACCGGCTCGCCGCCTTCGCCGAACGGCTCGCGGCGTTGACCGGCCTGGACATGGTGCTGCCGATGAACACCGGCGCGGAGGCGGTGGAGAGCGGCATCAAGGTGGCCCGCAAGTGGGCGTACGAGGTGAAGGGCGTCCCCGCCGACCGGGCGACGATCGTGGTGGCGGCGGAGAACTTCCACGGCCGTACGACGACGATCGTGAGTTTCTCGACGGACGAGACGGCCCGGACGGGCTTCGGCCCCTTCACCCCGGGCTTCCGGATCGTGCCGTACAACGATCTGGCGGCGCTGGAGGCGGCGGTCGACGAGACCACGGCCGCGGTGCTGATCGAGCCGATCCAGGGCGAGGCGGGGGTGGTCGTCCCGGACGACGGCTACCTGGCCGGGGTGCGGGAGCTGACCCGCCGGGCGAACTGCCTGTTCGTCGCGGACGAGATCCAGTCCGGGCTGGGCCGCACGGGGCGGACCCTCGCGGTGGAGCACGAGGGGGTCGTCCCCGATGTCGTCCTGCTCGGCAAGGCGCTCGGCGGCGGCATCGTGCCCGTGTCGGCCGTGGTGGGCCGGCGGGAGGTGCTGTCGGTGCTGCGGCCGGGCGAGCACGGGTCGACCTTCGGCGGCAATCCGCTGGCGGCGGCGGTCGGCACGGCGGTGGTGGACCTGCTGGAGACGGGGGAGTTCCAGCAGCGGGCGGCGGAGCTGGGGGGCGTCCTCAGGGACGGCCTGACCGGTCTGGTCGGCCGGGGCGTCGTCGGCTTCCGGGCCCGGGGTCTGTGGGCGGGCGTCGACATCGACCCGGCCCTGGGCAGCGGCCGTGCGGTGAGCGAGCGGCTGATGCGGGAGGGCGTCCTGGTCAAGGACACGCACGGCTCGACCATTCGGCTGGCGCCGCCGTTGACGATCACGGGCGAGGAACTGGGGTCGGCGCTGGAGGCGTTGGGGAGGGTGCTCGCTCAGGGGGCCTGA
- the ddaH gene encoding dimethylargininase has protein sequence MPESVTTGRRPSARRFLVCEPRHFAVQYAINPWMRPDTPVDVDLAQEQWQSLIRAYRSHGHTVDTVEPVPGLPDMVFAANSAVVVAGRVFGSLFHAPERRPESALYDTWFKAAGYDVHRPENVCEGEGDLVWTGRYVLAGTGFRTTREAHREVQEFFGHPVISLTLVDPHFYHLDTALFVLDAGPEENIVYYPEAFSPGSREVLARLYPDAVLATRDDAMAFGLNSVSDGRHVFIAPRAEALAARLDERGYVPVPVDLSEFQKAGGGIKCCTQEIRS, from the coding sequence ATGCCCGAGAGTGTGACCACCGGCCGCAGGCCGAGTGCGCGGCGCTTTCTCGTCTGCGAACCCAGACACTTCGCCGTGCAGTACGCGATCAACCCGTGGATGCGTCCCGACACCCCCGTGGACGTGGACCTCGCCCAGGAGCAGTGGCAGTCGCTGATCCGCGCCTACCGCTCCCACGGACACACCGTCGACACCGTGGAACCGGTCCCCGGTCTGCCGGACATGGTCTTCGCCGCGAACTCCGCGGTCGTGGTGGCCGGCCGGGTGTTCGGCTCGCTCTTCCACGCGCCCGAGCGGCGCCCCGAGTCCGCGCTCTACGACACCTGGTTCAAGGCCGCCGGCTACGACGTGCACCGCCCGGAGAACGTCTGCGAGGGCGAGGGCGACCTGGTGTGGACCGGCCGGTACGTGCTGGCCGGCACGGGGTTCCGTACGACGCGTGAGGCGCACCGCGAGGTGCAGGAGTTCTTCGGCCATCCGGTGATCAGCCTGACGCTGGTGGACCCGCACTTCTACCACCTGGACACGGCGCTGTTCGTGCTGGACGCCGGCCCCGAGGAGAACATCGTGTACTACCCGGAGGCGTTCTCGCCGGGCAGCCGCGAGGTCCTCGCGCGGCTCTATCCGGACGCCGTGCTCGCCACCCGCGACGACGCGATGGCGTTCGGCCTGAACTCGGTCTCCGACGGCCGTCATGTGTTCATCGCGCCCCGGGCCGAGGCCCTCGCCGCCCGGCTGGACGAGCGCGGCTATGTCCCCGTCCCCGTCGACCTGTCGGAGTTCCAGAAGGCCGGCGGTGGCATCAAGTGCTGCACTCAGGAGATCCGCTCATGA
- a CDS encoding Lrp/AsnC family transcriptional regulator, whose product MNSGTAPFDELDRKIVTALMANARTSFAEIGSAIGLSATAVKRRVDRLRDTGVITGFTATVKPAALGWRTEAYVEVYCEGAAPPRRLAEVVRNHPEITAAMTVTGGADALLHVRARDVEHFEEVLERIRVEPFIRKTISVMVLSHLLPDSPEAGATHAAPDDAANLREQG is encoded by the coding sequence ATGAACAGCGGCACTGCCCCTTTCGACGAGCTCGACCGGAAGATCGTCACCGCTCTGATGGCGAACGCCAGGACCAGTTTCGCGGAGATCGGGTCGGCGATCGGCCTGTCGGCGACGGCGGTCAAACGCCGGGTGGACCGGTTGCGGGACACCGGGGTGATCACGGGGTTCACGGCCACGGTGAAGCCGGCGGCGCTGGGCTGGCGCACGGAGGCGTATGTGGAGGTGTACTGCGAGGGCGCGGCCCCGCCGCGGAGGCTCGCGGAGGTGGTGCGCAACCATCCGGAGATCACCGCGGCGATGACGGTGACGGGCGGGGCGGACGCGTTGCTGCATGTGCGGGCGCGGGACGTGGAGCACTTCGAGGAGGTGCTGGAGCGGATCCGGGTGGAGCCGTTCATCCGCAAGACGATCAGTGTGATGGTGCTGTCGCATCTGCTGCCGGACAGCCCGGAGGCGGGAGCCACCCACGCCGCGCCCGATGACGCAGCGAACCTGCGTGAACAGGGCTGA
- a CDS encoding LytR/AlgR family response regulator transcription factor: MLRALAVDDERPSLEELLYLLNADPRIGSVEGAGDATEALRRINRALESGPHGPEAIDVVFLDIQMPGLDGLDLARLLTGFARPPLVVFVTAHEDFAVQAFDLKAVDYVLKPVRKERLAEAVRRAAELRGNPPRIPVHEPDPDHIPVELGGVTRFVAVDDITHVEAHGDYARLHTDRGHHLVRIPLSTLEERWRARGFVRIHRRHLVALRHIGELRLDAGTVSVLVGDEELQVSRRHARELRDLLMRRP; encoded by the coding sequence ATGCTGCGCGCCCTCGCCGTCGACGACGAACGCCCCTCGCTCGAGGAACTGCTGTACCTGCTGAACGCCGATCCCCGCATCGGCAGCGTGGAGGGCGCCGGCGACGCCACCGAGGCGCTGCGCCGCATCAACCGGGCGCTGGAGTCAGGCCCGCACGGTCCCGAGGCCATCGACGTCGTCTTCCTCGACATCCAGATGCCCGGCCTCGACGGCCTCGACCTGGCCCGCCTCCTCACCGGCTTCGCCCGCCCGCCGCTGGTCGTGTTCGTCACCGCCCACGAGGACTTCGCCGTGCAGGCATTCGACCTCAAGGCCGTCGACTACGTCCTCAAGCCGGTCCGCAAGGAACGCCTCGCCGAAGCCGTGCGCCGGGCCGCCGAACTGCGCGGCAACCCGCCCCGCATCCCCGTCCACGAACCCGACCCCGACCACATACCCGTCGAACTCGGCGGCGTGACCCGGTTCGTCGCCGTCGACGACATCACCCATGTCGAGGCCCACGGCGACTACGCCCGGCTGCACACCGACCGCGGCCACCACCTCGTCCGCATCCCCCTGTCCACCCTGGAGGAACGCTGGCGGGCCCGCGGCTTCGTCCGCATCCACCGCCGCCATCTCGTCGCCCTGCGCCACATCGGCGAACTCCGCCTCGACGCCGGCACGGTCAGCGTCCTCGTCGGCGACGAGGAACTCCAGGTCAGCCGCCGCCACGCCCGCGAACTGCGGGACCTGCTGATGAGGAGGCCGTGA